The DNA sequence CGAACCGCTTGAGCAGCTCCGAGTAGTGCTCCTCGCCGATCTTCTGGGCGAGCAGCAGCGTGCCGATGTTGGACGACTTGGCGAAGATGCCGGCGGTGGTGAACGTCTGCGTGCCGTGGGTCCAGGCGTCGTGCACCGTCTTGTCGGCCACCTGCAGCGCGCCGGGCACCTGGATCGTCGACTCCGGCGTCGCGATGCCTTCGTCGATCGCGCCGGTGGCGGTGACGACCTTGTTGACCGAACCCGGTTCGAACGGCGTGGTCACCGCGGGGTTGGCCAGGTCTTCGTTGGTCCAGGTCGTCTGGTCGTTGGGGTCGAACGTCTTGTCGTTGGCCAGCGCGTAGACCTCGCCGGTCTTGGCGTCCAGCACGACCGCCTGCCCGCCCTTGGCGTGCGACTGCTGGACGTAGTCCGACAGCTGGCGCTGTACCTCGTACTGCAGGTCGGAGTCGACGGTCAGCTCGAGGTCCGAGCCGGGGACCGCGGCCTGCAGGTCGTGCTCGGTGCCCGGGATGACGACGTTGTCGCTGCCGTTCTTGGTGTTGACCATCATCCGGCCCGGCGTACCCGCCAGGTCGTTGTCGCGCAGCAGCTCCAGCCCGACCAGGCCGTGCAGGTTGTGCTTGGAGACGTCGGGGTCGTCGGAGCGCCAGTTCGCGGCGCCGACGATGTTCGAGGCCAGGCTGCCGCCCGGGTACTCGCGCAGCGCCCGCTTTTCGACGCCGATCCAGGCGAAGTGCTTGACGATGTCGGCGGCGATCGACGGCTCGACGTTGTTCACCAGGTAGGTGAAGGACGCCTGCTTGTGGAACAGGTCCAGCAGCTGCTGCTCGCCGATGACGTTGGGCAGCTTGCCGGCGATGTACTTCGCGGCGGCGGCGGTTTCGTTGTCGAAGGTCTTCTGGGTGCCGGGGTTCTTCGTCGCGAAGTCGTCCATGCTCTTGCGCAGCGCCTTGAGGTTCACCGAAAGCGTGCGCACCTCGACGCTGAACGCCAGCTTGGCGCCACTGCGGTCCACAATGGACCCGCGCTGGGCGGGGATGTCGATGGTCTGGGTGCGCTGCCGTTCGGCCGCGGCGGACAGCGCCCCGGCCTCGAACCACTGCACCTGCACCAGTTTCCCGCCCGCGACGAGGAGCACGGCGACCAGCAGCAGGCGCACGGCGGAGAACCGGGTGCGGTTGCCGCCGTTGCCCCGGCGTGCGGCCGCGCTGCGCGTCCCGGCGGCGTAGGTCCGCCGCGCGCTCCCCGCGGAGCGCGCGCGGACCTGTCCCCCGCTCGAAGCCCTCACTGACCGGCCCCCGGCTGCTGCTGCGGCGGCTGCTGCTCCTCGGCGGGCACGGCGGGCTGGTCGCCCTCGATCGGCGCGCCCTGCTGGGACTGCGTGCCCGCGGCGGGCGCGGCCGGCGGCGCGACCGGCACCGCCGGGGTGTCCGCCTTCGCCTTCTTGGGCTCGCCGACGAGCGAGGTCTTGCCGTCCGGGCCGACGACGATCCGCGCCGGGTCGCCACCGGGCACCATGCCCTGCTGCTGGGCCGCGGGGGCCAGCGAAGCGGGCGACTCGGCCTTGGCGACGTCGCGCTGGAGCTGCTCCTTCGTCTCGGCCAGGCTCGCGTTGGCGGTGCGCAGCTGCTCGAGCCGGTAGGAGTCGGCGATCGCCTGCGTGGACAGCCACAGCGTGGTGGCCACGCCGACGGCCAGCAGCGCCATCATCATCAGCACGAACGAGGCCCGTGACTTGGGCAGCCGCAGCTTCAGCTTGAGCTTCGGCGCGGGCGTCCCCGGTGCGGCCTTCGGTTCCGGGCGCGGCTCGCGCTCCTTGAGCAGGTCGGCCCGCTGGGCGCGGCGCGCGTAGGCGCGCTCGGCCGCGGACGTGCGGCCGCGCGAACCGCGCCGGGGCGCGGCCTTGCCCGGCTGGGTGGTCTGCGGGTCCGGCTCGACGGTGGTCGAGGTGCGGGCGGCGTCGCTGCGTCCCCGCGTCGCCGGCGCGGCCCGGCGGCGGGACTTCGTGGGAGCGGTCATCGCGGCTCTCCGATCCTCTCTGCGGCCCGCAGCCGCACCGAGGCGGCGCGCGGGTTCCGTTCGATCTCCTCTTCGCCGGCCTTCTCGGCCCCGCGGGTCAGGAGCTTCAGCTCAGGTCCGTGTCCGGGCAGCTCGACCGGCAGTCCTTCCGGGGTGCGCGACTTCGCGAGCTCGGCCAGTGCTTGCTTGACGAGCCGGTCCTCCAGGGACTGGTAGGACTCGACGACGATCCGTCCGCCCGTCTTCAGGGCACCCAGCGCGGCCGGCATGGCCCGGCGGAGCACTTCGAGCTCGCCGTTGACCTCGATCCGCAGCGCCTGGAAGGTGCGCTTGGCCGGGTGCCCGCCGGTGCGGCGGGTGGCGGCCGGGACGGCGTCGTAGAGCAGCTCGACGAGGCGCCCGCTGGTGGTGAACGGCTCCTGTTCCCGGGCTTTAACGACGGCCTTGACGATCCGCTGCGCGAAGCGTTCCTCGCCGTAGTCCCGCAGGATCCGGATCAGCTCGCCGGGCGCGTAGGTGTTCAGCACGTCGGCGGCGGTGAACCCGGTGGTCGGGTCCATCCGCATGTCCAGCGGGGAGTCCTTGGCGTAGGCGAACCCGCGCTCGGCCCGGTCCAGCTGCATGGAGGAGACGCCGAGGTCGAACAGGATGCCGTCGGCCTTCGCGAGGTTCAGCCCGTCGAGGGCCTCGGGGAGTCCGTCGTAGACGGTGTGGACGAAGTCGACGCGGTCACCGTGCCGCGCGAGGCGCTCCGCGGACTTCTCGAGCGCGGCCGGATCGCGGTCCAGGGCGACCAGGCGGAGGCGCGGGAACGCTTCGAGGAGGGCGTCGGAATGCCCGCCGAGGCCGACGGTCGCGTCCACCAGGACGGCGTCGCGGTC is a window from the Amycolatopsis sp. cg9 genome containing:
- a CDS encoding peptidoglycan D,D-transpeptidase FtsI family protein, producing MRASSGGQVRARSAGSARRTYAAGTRSAAARRGNGGNRTRFSAVRLLLVAVLLVAGGKLVQVQWFEAGALSAAAERQRTQTIDIPAQRGSIVDRSGAKLAFSVEVRTLSVNLKALRKSMDDFATKNPGTQKTFDNETAAAAKYIAGKLPNVIGEQQLLDLFHKQASFTYLVNNVEPSIAADIVKHFAWIGVEKRALREYPGGSLASNIVGAANWRSDDPDVSKHNLHGLVGLELLRDNDLAGTPGRMMVNTKNGSDNVVIPGTEHDLQAAVPGSDLELTVDSDLQYEVQRQLSDYVQQSHAKGGQAVVLDAKTGEVYALANDKTFDPNDQTTWTNEDLANPAVTTPFEPGSVNKVVTATGAIDEGIATPESTIQVPGALQVADKTVHDAWTHGTQTFTTAGIFAKSSNIGTLLLAQKIGEEHYSELLKRFGLGQRTGVGLPGESAGVVPARSQWSATTFGNLPIGQGLSMTVLQMAGMYQAIANDGLRVEPRIVKAKVNPDGTTVPEPAPKSVQVVSPQTAKTVRDMMRAVAQNGKGLQKGTAPTAAVEGYQISGKTGTGQQVDPRTKAYSDHLYNITFAGILPADHPRFVVGIRLDAPDTTLPVGHSAAPLFHSIASYLTQRYQIPLSDGPSPEVPLIVQ
- the rsmH gene encoding 16S rRNA (cytosine(1402)-N(4))-methyltransferase RsmH; this translates as MTAPEHVPVLLARIVELFTPVFADRDAVLVDATVGLGGHSDALLEAFPRLRLVALDRDPAALEKSAERLARHGDRVDFVHTVYDGLPEALDGLNLAKADGILFDLGVSSMQLDRAERGFAYAKDSPLDMRMDPTTGFTAADVLNTYAPGELIRILRDYGEERFAQRIVKAVVKAREQEPFTTSGRLVELLYDAVPAATRRTGGHPAKRTFQALRIEVNGELEVLRRAMPAALGALKTGGRIVVESYQSLEDRLVKQALAELAKSRTPEGLPVELPGHGPELKLLTRGAEKAGEEEIERNPRAASVRLRAAERIGEPR